In Humulus lupulus chromosome 6, drHumLupu1.1, whole genome shotgun sequence, a single genomic region encodes these proteins:
- the LOC133785397 gene encoding uncharacterized protein LOC133785397: MSNPIISILSKELLTRENFPKWKSNINIVLIGENSMFVMTEVFPGVLGDLSSKESREKYERWLVANNKAKAYMLASMSNTLRTKLEDVETAYEIMKQLQEMFGHKFGQAHFEATKKYADSRIVPGMHVCDHFIKMMNNFQEEELHGATIDEETQVGLILNSLAPSFLPFTTNYLLKK; encoded by the coding sequence ATGTCAAATCCCATTATCTCCATTCTCTCCAAGGAACTTCTCACTAGAGAGAATTTTCCCAAATGGAAgtcaaacatcaacattgtgttgatcggCGAAAACTCCATGTTTGTTATGACTGAAGTTTTTCCTGGCGTCCTTGGTGATTTATCTTCAAAAGAATCAAGGGAGAAGTACGAGCGTTGGCTCGTTGCCAACAACAAAGCCAAGGCGTACATGCTAGCTAGCATGTCGAACACGCTAAGGACGAAGCTGGAGGATGTCGAAACTGCCTATGAAATCATGAAGCAGCTTCAGGAAATGTTTGGACACAAATTTGGACAAGCTCATTTCGAGGCAACAAAGAAGTATGCTGATTCCAGGATAGTGCCTGGAATGCATGTTTGTGATCACTTCATCAAGATGATGAACAACTTTCAAGAGGAAGAATTGCACGGAGCCACCATAGACGAGGAAACTCAAGTGGGGCTTATTCTGAATAGTCTTGCTCCCAGTtttcttccattcaccaccaactacttACTAAAAAAATGA